In the genome of Pogona vitticeps strain Pit_001003342236 chromosome 13, PviZW2.1, whole genome shotgun sequence, one region contains:
- the AIMP2 gene encoding aminoacyl tRNA synthase complex-interacting multifunctional protein 2 isoform X1 — protein MPMYKVRPFHGGPGGGGSGVLAEHLPACMYRVRNVHRSPEEGGGSSSSSLPDQDEVDPSLQALESRQEEILKRLYELKAAVDGLSKMIQTPDADFDATNIIQADDHNSLTAGFADLDNLLGKDYGALKDIVINANPSHPPLSLLVLHSLLCENYKILSAVHTHSSVKSVPEKLLKCFGEQAKKESRHKYQLGFTLIWKDVPRPQMKFSIQTMCPIEGEGNIARFLFSLLCPKHNAVTATLIDSWVDTAIFQLQEGSNKEKAAVLRSMNAALGKTSWLVGNELSVADIVAWGALQTTGSTNAVPANVQKWLKSCENLAPFNTALKLLK, from the exons ATGCCCATGTACAAGGTGAGGCCCTTTCACGGggggcccggcggcggcggctccgggGTGCTGGCCGAGCACCTCCCCGCCTGCATGTACCGGGTGCGCAACGTGCACCGTAGCCCCGAGGAGGGCGGCGGGTCCTCTTCTTCCTCGCTGCCGGACCAG GATGAAGTTGACCCATCCCTTCAGGCACTTGAATCCCGCCAAGAGGAGATCTTAAAGCGTTTGTATGAATTGAAAGCTGCCGTGGATGGGCTCTCAAAGATGATCCAGACACCGGATGCAGACTTCGATGCAACCAACATAATCCAAGCCGATGACCACAATTCTTTAACTGCCGGCTTTGCAGACCTAGATAATTTACTTGGAAAG GACTATGGTGCTCTGAAAGACATCGTAATCAATGCAAACCCATCTCACCCTCCGCTGTCCTTGTTAGTACTCCACAGTTTGCTGTGTGAGAACTACAAGATACTCTCAGCTGTTCATACACACTCATCTGTGAAGAGTGTGCCAGAAAAGCTTCTGAAATGCTTTGGTGAGCAGGCTAAGAAGGAATCACGTCATAAATATCAGCTGGGCTTTACATTAATTTGGAAAGATG TGCCAAGACCTCAGATGAAGTTCAGCATTCAAACCATGTGCCCCATTGAGGGAGAAGGAAACATCGCTAGGTTTCTGTTCTCCTTACTGTGCCCGAAGCATAATGCAGTTACAGCAACTCTGATAGACAGCTGGGTCGATACAGCCATCTTCCAGCTGCAAGAAGGGAGCAATAAAGAAAAGGCGGCTGTTTTGCGGTCCATGAATGCAGCCCTTGGCAAGACGTCCTGGTTGGTGGGCAATGAACTGAGTGTAGCTGACATTGTGGCCTGGGGGGCACTTCAGACAACAGGGAGCACCAATGCTGTTCCGGCCAATGTACagaagtggctgaaatcttgtgagAATCTGGCACCTTTTAACACTGCCCTCAAGTTATTGAAGTAA
- the AIMP2 gene encoding aminoacyl tRNA synthase complex-interacting multifunctional protein 2 isoform X2, producing MPMYKDEVDPSLQALESRQEEILKRLYELKAAVDGLSKMIQTPDADFDATNIIQADDHNSLTAGFADLDNLLGKDYGALKDIVINANPSHPPLSLLVLHSLLCENYKILSAVHTHSSVKSVPEKLLKCFGEQAKKESRHKYQLGFTLIWKDVPRPQMKFSIQTMCPIEGEGNIARFLFSLLCPKHNAVTATLIDSWVDTAIFQLQEGSNKEKAAVLRSMNAALGKTSWLVGNELSVADIVAWGALQTTGSTNAVPANVQKWLKSCENLAPFNTALKLLK from the exons ATGCCCATGTACAAG GATGAAGTTGACCCATCCCTTCAGGCACTTGAATCCCGCCAAGAGGAGATCTTAAAGCGTTTGTATGAATTGAAAGCTGCCGTGGATGGGCTCTCAAAGATGATCCAGACACCGGATGCAGACTTCGATGCAACCAACATAATCCAAGCCGATGACCACAATTCTTTAACTGCCGGCTTTGCAGACCTAGATAATTTACTTGGAAAG GACTATGGTGCTCTGAAAGACATCGTAATCAATGCAAACCCATCTCACCCTCCGCTGTCCTTGTTAGTACTCCACAGTTTGCTGTGTGAGAACTACAAGATACTCTCAGCTGTTCATACACACTCATCTGTGAAGAGTGTGCCAGAAAAGCTTCTGAAATGCTTTGGTGAGCAGGCTAAGAAGGAATCACGTCATAAATATCAGCTGGGCTTTACATTAATTTGGAAAGATG TGCCAAGACCTCAGATGAAGTTCAGCATTCAAACCATGTGCCCCATTGAGGGAGAAGGAAACATCGCTAGGTTTCTGTTCTCCTTACTGTGCCCGAAGCATAATGCAGTTACAGCAACTCTGATAGACAGCTGGGTCGATACAGCCATCTTCCAGCTGCAAGAAGGGAGCAATAAAGAAAAGGCGGCTGTTTTGCGGTCCATGAATGCAGCCCTTGGCAAGACGTCCTGGTTGGTGGGCAATGAACTGAGTGTAGCTGACATTGTGGCCTGGGGGGCACTTCAGACAACAGGGAGCACCAATGCTGTTCCGGCCAATGTACagaagtggctgaaatcttgtgagAATCTGGCACCTTTTAACACTGCCCTCAAGTTATTGAAGTAA
- the EIF2AK1 gene encoding eukaryotic translation initiation factor 2-alpha kinase 1 isoform X2, which yields MAASWRGKADAAGPPRLRQAEAALPPPALPFPEEEAAAGPHFDDSDCPTEVRGANDSQKIMNITSSFANQLLLVSMLEHLCHVYEQDPARSRRLFELLCKTFTKMHLLSDLAVREEFSSLRLQHNRAIATLMKAANNQILKEEIGNGSSFKNRENEVIFEAQTSRYINEFDEVSRLGKGGYGTVYKVRNKLDGQFYAIKKILIKKATKRDCMKVLREVKVLAGLQHPNIVGYHTAWMEHVQPACPKGEKNLNLPLLTMSSRQENSVEECMEDSSSIIFADPEDFAGRDSVGDKTDASAPLAELLGSSCPNNTSSGSGYSENHPSVVPRCNQEQQHMSTNDSYSDEECSPKRMSLQQHCEMEYHVMLHIQMQLCEISLWDWIVDRNKRCFEVEGPFHHVDSHRIQKIFQELLEGVYYIHSMGIMHRDIKPRNIFLQGSDHHVKIGDFGLACRDIIQEDTPHLLSARKINELIHTSGVGTCLYASPEQLQGSHYDFKSDMYSLGIILFELFQPFGTEMERNEVLMGLRKSQIPHPFSRKWPVQTKYVKLLTSVASSNRPTAAQLLESELFHSPANVICSLQQKVKQQEEEINFLKERVKLLLQEKSERDRTEELGSPV from the exons ATGGCGGCCTCCTGGCGGGGAAAGGCGGACGCGGCGGGGCCTCCGCGACTGAGGCAAGCCGAGGCCGCGCTGCCTCCGCCGGCTCTCCCGTTCcctgaggaggaggcggcggcggggcctCATTTTGACG attcTGATTGTCCAACAGAGGTTCGAGGGGCAAATGATTCCCAAAAAATAATGAACATCACATCTTCGTTTGCAAACCAGCTTTTGCTTGTTTCGATGCTGGAACATCTTTGTCATGTGTATGAGCAAGATCCTGCACGTTCACGACGCTTATTTGAAT TACTATGTAAGACATTTACTAAAATGCACTTGCTTTCTGATTTGGCTGTCCGTGAAGAATTTAGTAGTCTGAGACTGCAGCATAATCGGGCCATTGCTACACTCATGAAAGCAGCAAACAACCAAATACTGAAGGAG GAGATTGGTAATGGCAGTTCATTCAAAAATAG ggaaaatGAAGTTATTTTTGAAGCACAGACATCTCGCTACATTAATGAATTTGATGAGGTTTCAAGGCTTGGAAAAGGAGGTTACGGAACAGTGTACAAG GTGAGGAACAAGCTGGATGGTCAGTTctatgcaattaaaaaaattctaattaaGAAGGCTACCAAAAGAGATTGTATGAAG GTATTACGAGAAGTGAAAGTATTGGCTGGACTGCAGCATCCTAATATTGTGGGGTATCACACTGCTTGGATGGAACATGTTCAGCCAGCATGTCCAAAAGG TGAAAAAAACTTGAATTTACCATTGCTCACAATGTCTTCCAGGCAAGAAAATTCTGT AGAGGAATGCATGGAAGATAGCAGTTCCATTATATTTGCTGACCCTGAAGACTTTGCTGGCAGAGACAGCGTAGGAGATAAAACAGACGCAAGTGCACCACTTGCTGAATTACTCGGGAGCAGCTGCCCAAACAACACTTCTAGTGGCTCAGGATACAGTGAAAATCATCCATCAGTTGTACCTCGCTGTAATCAGGAGCAACAACACATGAGTACCAATGATTCTTACAGTGATGAAGAATGTTCCCCAAAGAGAATGTCTCTGCAGCAGCACTGTGAG ATGGAATATCATGTGATGCTTCACATACAGATGCAACTCTGTGAAATCTCTTTGTGGGATTGGAttgtggacagaaacaaaagatgcTTTGAAGTGGAAG GTCCGTTTCACCATGTAGATAGTCACCGGATACAGAAAATCTTCCAAGAGCTACTAGAAGGAGTATATTATATCCACAGTATGGGTATCATGCACCGGGATATTAAA cCCAGAAACATCTTCCTACAAGGATCTGATCACCATGTGAAAATAGGAGACTTTGGGCTGGCATGTAGAGATATTATTCAAGAAGATACACCCCACTTGCTAAGTGCAAGAAAGATAAATG AACTAATACATACTTCTGGAGTGGGTACTTGCCTGTATGCTTCACCAGAACAACTACAGGGCTCTCACTATGACTTTAAG TCAGATATGTACAGCTTGGGCATCATCCTGTTTGAACTCTTCCAGCCCTTTGGAACAGAAATGGAAAGGAATGAGGTTCTGATGGGCTTAAGGAAGAGCCAGATCCCTCACCCTTTTAGCAGGAAATGGCCAGTACAGACTAAATACGTTAAGCTGCTAACCAGTGTCGCATCCTCAAACAGACCAACTGCTGCTCAACTACTTGAAAGTGAACTCTTCCATAGTCCGGCAAAT GTTATTTGTAGTCTTCAGCAGAAAGTGAAACAGCAAGAGGAAGAAATCAATTTCCTTAAAGAGAGAGTTAAGTTACTCTTACAAGAGAAAAGTGAAAGGGACAGAACTGAGGAACTTGGCTCTCCTGTTTAA
- the EIF2AK1 gene encoding eukaryotic translation initiation factor 2-alpha kinase 1 isoform X4, with the protein MAASWRGKADAAGPPRLRQAEAALPPPALPFPEEEAAAGPHFDDSDCPTEVRGANDSQKIMNITSSFANQLLLVSMLEHLCHVYEQDPARSRRLFELLCKTFTKMHLLSDLAVREEFSSLRLQHNRAIATLMKAANNQILKEEIGNGSSFKNRENEVIFEAQTSRYINEFDEVSRLGKGGYGTVYKVRNKLDGQFYAIKKILIKKATKRDCMKVLREVKVLAGLQHPNIVGYHTAWMEHVQPACPKGEKNLNLPLLTMSSRQENSVEECMEDSSSIIFADPEDFAGRDSVGDKTDASAPLAELLGSSCPNNTSSGSGYSENHPSVVPRCNQEQQHMSTNDSYSDEECSPKRMSLQQHCEMEYHVMLHIQMQLCEISLWDWIVDRNKRCFEVEDSHRIQKIFQELLEGVYYIHSMGIMHRDIKPRNIFLQGSDHHVKIGDFGLACRDIIQEDTPHLLSARKINELIHTSGVGTCLYASPEQLQGSHYDFKSDMYSLGIILFELFQPFGTEMERNEVLMGLRKSQIPHPFSRKWPVQTKYVKLLTSVASSNRPTAAQLLESELFHSPANVICSLQQKVKQQEEEINFLKERVKLLLQEKSERDRTEELGSPV; encoded by the exons ATGGCGGCCTCCTGGCGGGGAAAGGCGGACGCGGCGGGGCCTCCGCGACTGAGGCAAGCCGAGGCCGCGCTGCCTCCGCCGGCTCTCCCGTTCcctgaggaggaggcggcggcggggcctCATTTTGACG attcTGATTGTCCAACAGAGGTTCGAGGGGCAAATGATTCCCAAAAAATAATGAACATCACATCTTCGTTTGCAAACCAGCTTTTGCTTGTTTCGATGCTGGAACATCTTTGTCATGTGTATGAGCAAGATCCTGCACGTTCACGACGCTTATTTGAAT TACTATGTAAGACATTTACTAAAATGCACTTGCTTTCTGATTTGGCTGTCCGTGAAGAATTTAGTAGTCTGAGACTGCAGCATAATCGGGCCATTGCTACACTCATGAAAGCAGCAAACAACCAAATACTGAAGGAG GAGATTGGTAATGGCAGTTCATTCAAAAATAG ggaaaatGAAGTTATTTTTGAAGCACAGACATCTCGCTACATTAATGAATTTGATGAGGTTTCAAGGCTTGGAAAAGGAGGTTACGGAACAGTGTACAAG GTGAGGAACAAGCTGGATGGTCAGTTctatgcaattaaaaaaattctaattaaGAAGGCTACCAAAAGAGATTGTATGAAG GTATTACGAGAAGTGAAAGTATTGGCTGGACTGCAGCATCCTAATATTGTGGGGTATCACACTGCTTGGATGGAACATGTTCAGCCAGCATGTCCAAAAGG TGAAAAAAACTTGAATTTACCATTGCTCACAATGTCTTCCAGGCAAGAAAATTCTGT AGAGGAATGCATGGAAGATAGCAGTTCCATTATATTTGCTGACCCTGAAGACTTTGCTGGCAGAGACAGCGTAGGAGATAAAACAGACGCAAGTGCACCACTTGCTGAATTACTCGGGAGCAGCTGCCCAAACAACACTTCTAGTGGCTCAGGATACAGTGAAAATCATCCATCAGTTGTACCTCGCTGTAATCAGGAGCAACAACACATGAGTACCAATGATTCTTACAGTGATGAAGAATGTTCCCCAAAGAGAATGTCTCTGCAGCAGCACTGTGAG ATGGAATATCATGTGATGCTTCACATACAGATGCAACTCTGTGAAATCTCTTTGTGGGATTGGAttgtggacagaaacaaaagatgcTTTGAAGTGGAAG ATAGTCACCGGATACAGAAAATCTTCCAAGAGCTACTAGAAGGAGTATATTATATCCACAGTATGGGTATCATGCACCGGGATATTAAA cCCAGAAACATCTTCCTACAAGGATCTGATCACCATGTGAAAATAGGAGACTTTGGGCTGGCATGTAGAGATATTATTCAAGAAGATACACCCCACTTGCTAAGTGCAAGAAAGATAAATG AACTAATACATACTTCTGGAGTGGGTACTTGCCTGTATGCTTCACCAGAACAACTACAGGGCTCTCACTATGACTTTAAG TCAGATATGTACAGCTTGGGCATCATCCTGTTTGAACTCTTCCAGCCCTTTGGAACAGAAATGGAAAGGAATGAGGTTCTGATGGGCTTAAGGAAGAGCCAGATCCCTCACCCTTTTAGCAGGAAATGGCCAGTACAGACTAAATACGTTAAGCTGCTAACCAGTGTCGCATCCTCAAACAGACCAACTGCTGCTCAACTACTTGAAAGTGAACTCTTCCATAGTCCGGCAAAT GTTATTTGTAGTCTTCAGCAGAAAGTGAAACAGCAAGAGGAAGAAATCAATTTCCTTAAAGAGAGAGTTAAGTTACTCTTACAAGAGAAAAGTGAAAGGGACAGAACTGAGGAACTTGGCTCTCCTGTTTAA
- the EIF2AK1 gene encoding eukaryotic translation initiation factor 2-alpha kinase 1 isoform X3, translating into MAASWRGKADAAGPPRLRQAEAALPPPALPFPEEEAAAGPHFDDSDCPTEVRGANDSQKIMNITSSFANQLLLVSMLEHLCHVYEQDPARSRRLFELLCKTFTKMHLLSDLAVREEFSSLRLQHNRAIATLMKAANNQILKEEIGNGSSFKNRENEVIFEAQTSRYINEFDEVSRLGKGGYGTVYKVRNKLDGQFYAIKKILIKKATKRDCMKVLREVKVLAGLQHPNIVGYHTAWMEHVQPACPKGEKNLNLPLLTMSSRQENSVEECMEDSSSIIFADPEDFAGRDSVGDKTDASAPLAELLGSSCPNNTSSGSGYSENHPSVVPRCNQEQQHMSTNDSYSDEECSPKRMSLQQHCEMEYHVMLHIQMQLCEISLWDWIVDRNKRCFEVEGASNSHRIQKIFQELLEGVYYIHSMGIMHRDIKPRNIFLQGSDHHVKIGDFGLACRDIIQEDTPHLLSARKINELIHTSGVGTCLYASPEQLQGSHYDFKSDMYSLGIILFELFQPFGTEMERNEVLMGLRKSQIPHPFSRKWPVQTKYVKLLTSVASSNRPTAAQLLESELFHSPANVICSLQQKVKQQEEEINFLKERVKLLLQEKSERDRTEELGSPV; encoded by the exons ATGGCGGCCTCCTGGCGGGGAAAGGCGGACGCGGCGGGGCCTCCGCGACTGAGGCAAGCCGAGGCCGCGCTGCCTCCGCCGGCTCTCCCGTTCcctgaggaggaggcggcggcggggcctCATTTTGACG attcTGATTGTCCAACAGAGGTTCGAGGGGCAAATGATTCCCAAAAAATAATGAACATCACATCTTCGTTTGCAAACCAGCTTTTGCTTGTTTCGATGCTGGAACATCTTTGTCATGTGTATGAGCAAGATCCTGCACGTTCACGACGCTTATTTGAAT TACTATGTAAGACATTTACTAAAATGCACTTGCTTTCTGATTTGGCTGTCCGTGAAGAATTTAGTAGTCTGAGACTGCAGCATAATCGGGCCATTGCTACACTCATGAAAGCAGCAAACAACCAAATACTGAAGGAG GAGATTGGTAATGGCAGTTCATTCAAAAATAG ggaaaatGAAGTTATTTTTGAAGCACAGACATCTCGCTACATTAATGAATTTGATGAGGTTTCAAGGCTTGGAAAAGGAGGTTACGGAACAGTGTACAAG GTGAGGAACAAGCTGGATGGTCAGTTctatgcaattaaaaaaattctaattaaGAAGGCTACCAAAAGAGATTGTATGAAG GTATTACGAGAAGTGAAAGTATTGGCTGGACTGCAGCATCCTAATATTGTGGGGTATCACACTGCTTGGATGGAACATGTTCAGCCAGCATGTCCAAAAGG TGAAAAAAACTTGAATTTACCATTGCTCACAATGTCTTCCAGGCAAGAAAATTCTGT AGAGGAATGCATGGAAGATAGCAGTTCCATTATATTTGCTGACCCTGAAGACTTTGCTGGCAGAGACAGCGTAGGAGATAAAACAGACGCAAGTGCACCACTTGCTGAATTACTCGGGAGCAGCTGCCCAAACAACACTTCTAGTGGCTCAGGATACAGTGAAAATCATCCATCAGTTGTACCTCGCTGTAATCAGGAGCAACAACACATGAGTACCAATGATTCTTACAGTGATGAAGAATGTTCCCCAAAGAGAATGTCTCTGCAGCAGCACTGTGAG ATGGAATATCATGTGATGCTTCACATACAGATGCAACTCTGTGAAATCTCTTTGTGGGATTGGAttgtggacagaaacaaaagatgcTTTGAAGTGGAAGGTGCTTCTa ATAGTCACCGGATACAGAAAATCTTCCAAGAGCTACTAGAAGGAGTATATTATATCCACAGTATGGGTATCATGCACCGGGATATTAAA cCCAGAAACATCTTCCTACAAGGATCTGATCACCATGTGAAAATAGGAGACTTTGGGCTGGCATGTAGAGATATTATTCAAGAAGATACACCCCACTTGCTAAGTGCAAGAAAGATAAATG AACTAATACATACTTCTGGAGTGGGTACTTGCCTGTATGCTTCACCAGAACAACTACAGGGCTCTCACTATGACTTTAAG TCAGATATGTACAGCTTGGGCATCATCCTGTTTGAACTCTTCCAGCCCTTTGGAACAGAAATGGAAAGGAATGAGGTTCTGATGGGCTTAAGGAAGAGCCAGATCCCTCACCCTTTTAGCAGGAAATGGCCAGTACAGACTAAATACGTTAAGCTGCTAACCAGTGTCGCATCCTCAAACAGACCAACTGCTGCTCAACTACTTGAAAGTGAACTCTTCCATAGTCCGGCAAAT GTTATTTGTAGTCTTCAGCAGAAAGTGAAACAGCAAGAGGAAGAAATCAATTTCCTTAAAGAGAGAGTTAAGTTACTCTTACAAGAGAAAAGTGAAAGGGACAGAACTGAGGAACTTGGCTCTCCTGTTTAA
- the EIF2AK1 gene encoding eukaryotic translation initiation factor 2-alpha kinase 1 isoform X1 — MAASWRGKADAAGPPRLRQAEAALPPPALPFPEEEAAAGPHFDDSDCPTEVRGANDSQKIMNITSSFANQLLLVSMLEHLCHVYEQDPARSRRLFELLCKTFTKMHLLSDLAVREEFSSLRLQHNRAIATLMKAANNQILKEEIGNGSSFKNRENEVIFEAQTSRYINEFDEVSRLGKGGYGTVYKVRNKLDGQFYAIKKILIKKATKRDCMKVLREVKVLAGLQHPNIVGYHTAWMEHVQPACPKGEKNLNLPLLTMSSRQENSVEECMEDSSSIIFADPEDFAGRDSVGDKTDASAPLAELLGSSCPNNTSSGSGYSENHPSVVPRCNQEQQHMSTNDSYSDEECSPKRMSLQQHCEMEYHVMLHIQMQLCEISLWDWIVDRNKRCFEVEGASSPFHHVDSHRIQKIFQELLEGVYYIHSMGIMHRDIKPRNIFLQGSDHHVKIGDFGLACRDIIQEDTPHLLSARKINELIHTSGVGTCLYASPEQLQGSHYDFKSDMYSLGIILFELFQPFGTEMERNEVLMGLRKSQIPHPFSRKWPVQTKYVKLLTSVASSNRPTAAQLLESELFHSPANVICSLQQKVKQQEEEINFLKERVKLLLQEKSERDRTEELGSPV, encoded by the exons ATGGCGGCCTCCTGGCGGGGAAAGGCGGACGCGGCGGGGCCTCCGCGACTGAGGCAAGCCGAGGCCGCGCTGCCTCCGCCGGCTCTCCCGTTCcctgaggaggaggcggcggcggggcctCATTTTGACG attcTGATTGTCCAACAGAGGTTCGAGGGGCAAATGATTCCCAAAAAATAATGAACATCACATCTTCGTTTGCAAACCAGCTTTTGCTTGTTTCGATGCTGGAACATCTTTGTCATGTGTATGAGCAAGATCCTGCACGTTCACGACGCTTATTTGAAT TACTATGTAAGACATTTACTAAAATGCACTTGCTTTCTGATTTGGCTGTCCGTGAAGAATTTAGTAGTCTGAGACTGCAGCATAATCGGGCCATTGCTACACTCATGAAAGCAGCAAACAACCAAATACTGAAGGAG GAGATTGGTAATGGCAGTTCATTCAAAAATAG ggaaaatGAAGTTATTTTTGAAGCACAGACATCTCGCTACATTAATGAATTTGATGAGGTTTCAAGGCTTGGAAAAGGAGGTTACGGAACAGTGTACAAG GTGAGGAACAAGCTGGATGGTCAGTTctatgcaattaaaaaaattctaattaaGAAGGCTACCAAAAGAGATTGTATGAAG GTATTACGAGAAGTGAAAGTATTGGCTGGACTGCAGCATCCTAATATTGTGGGGTATCACACTGCTTGGATGGAACATGTTCAGCCAGCATGTCCAAAAGG TGAAAAAAACTTGAATTTACCATTGCTCACAATGTCTTCCAGGCAAGAAAATTCTGT AGAGGAATGCATGGAAGATAGCAGTTCCATTATATTTGCTGACCCTGAAGACTTTGCTGGCAGAGACAGCGTAGGAGATAAAACAGACGCAAGTGCACCACTTGCTGAATTACTCGGGAGCAGCTGCCCAAACAACACTTCTAGTGGCTCAGGATACAGTGAAAATCATCCATCAGTTGTACCTCGCTGTAATCAGGAGCAACAACACATGAGTACCAATGATTCTTACAGTGATGAAGAATGTTCCCCAAAGAGAATGTCTCTGCAGCAGCACTGTGAG ATGGAATATCATGTGATGCTTCACATACAGATGCAACTCTGTGAAATCTCTTTGTGGGATTGGAttgtggacagaaacaaaagatgcTTTGAAGTGGAAGGTGCTTCTa GTCCGTTTCACCATGTAGATAGTCACCGGATACAGAAAATCTTCCAAGAGCTACTAGAAGGAGTATATTATATCCACAGTATGGGTATCATGCACCGGGATATTAAA cCCAGAAACATCTTCCTACAAGGATCTGATCACCATGTGAAAATAGGAGACTTTGGGCTGGCATGTAGAGATATTATTCAAGAAGATACACCCCACTTGCTAAGTGCAAGAAAGATAAATG AACTAATACATACTTCTGGAGTGGGTACTTGCCTGTATGCTTCACCAGAACAACTACAGGGCTCTCACTATGACTTTAAG TCAGATATGTACAGCTTGGGCATCATCCTGTTTGAACTCTTCCAGCCCTTTGGAACAGAAATGGAAAGGAATGAGGTTCTGATGGGCTTAAGGAAGAGCCAGATCCCTCACCCTTTTAGCAGGAAATGGCCAGTACAGACTAAATACGTTAAGCTGCTAACCAGTGTCGCATCCTCAAACAGACCAACTGCTGCTCAACTACTTGAAAGTGAACTCTTCCATAGTCCGGCAAAT GTTATTTGTAGTCTTCAGCAGAAAGTGAAACAGCAAGAGGAAGAAATCAATTTCCTTAAAGAGAGAGTTAAGTTACTCTTACAAGAGAAAAGTGAAAGGGACAGAACTGAGGAACTTGGCTCTCCTGTTTAA